AGGCAATTGCTCGTCATGGTTTAGGGCTATATATTTATGCAAATGAAGATTTACCAGTTCTAACAGAAGAACAAAAAGAGCTTGAAGCAGAAAAACAACGACTTAGAGAGATTCAGCCACTTATAAAACGAGCTGAACAACTAGGATACCAAAATATTGACAGCTTGAAAAATAAGACTAAAAAAGAAATTACCGACATCATGAAGATTTGGTTAGCACAGCAAGAAACAGAAAAAGGGGAATAATTAAATGGCAATCATCACAGTAACAGCACAAGCGAATGAAAAAAATACACGTACAGTAAGTACAGCAAAAGG
The Leptotrichia sp. OH3620_COT-345 DNA segment above includes these coding regions:
- a CDS encoding DUF1071 domain-containing protein, translated to GLEHIEYLPVMDYRNQSIPVEKLTSMDVNKAIQRGLVKAIARHGLGLYIYANEDLPVLTEEQKELEAEKQRLREIQPLIKRAEQLGYQNIDSLKNKTKKEITDIMKIWLAQQETEKGE